A window of the Scophthalmus maximus strain ysfricsl-2021 chromosome 8, ASM2237912v1, whole genome shotgun sequence genome harbors these coding sequences:
- the tefm gene encoding transcription elongation factor, mitochondrial → MWVARRFLSSVVKRSQYTGQSGLFRRPKHGSLPELDLRYLQCTCCWRSRVPVAGLETLNAALTSASEPCTGDDSGPLDDRYTSGQRDAILLLLNTASPAELAGVKLLRGRKSLNIVEYRTKNGPFTTLESVVNVPLLKHKSAVVVFNAILHPVKKEKRVRIQLAKFIRPEVDRSWLENANSIVSIVCGTNKIAWANVDRGMTVLEWQQKECPNFLTGTYTASAYLNDVSAVVSLLPSADFFIVEKPSISVQNTTLFPVMAHMRTVEAMLFALLEPKNSVPDSNIPPRVLNMMRTGVGRHFGLIVGECRTSGAQTVRQLMTESVTQKVPRINFPPELLARYRNHFQMGSRRGGEELCDALLQALAFFELLSQSSS, encoded by the exons ATGTGGGTCGCCAGACGGTTCTTGTCATCGGTCGTTAAGAGAA gtCAGTATACGGGGCAGTCTGGTCTGTTCCGCCGGCCGAAGCACGGCTCCCTCCCTGAGCTAGATCTGCGGTACCTCCAGTGCacatgctgctggaggagcCGGGTTCCCGTGGCCGGCTTGGAGACCCTGAACGCCGCCCTCACCAGCGCGTCCGAGCCCTGCACGGGGGACGACAGCGGACCCCTGGACGACCGCTACACGTCCGGGCAGCGCGACGccatcctcctgctgctcaaCACCGCCTCGCCGGCAGAGCTGGCCGGCGTCAAGCTGCTGCGAGGCCGCAAGTCGCTGAACATCGTGGAGTACAGGACTAAGAACGGGCCCTTCACAACTCTGGAGAGTGTGGTGAACGTGCCGCTGCTGAAGCACAAAAGCGCAGTCGTGGTGTTCAACGCCATCCTCCACCcagtgaagaaggagaagagggtgaggaTACAGCTGGCCAAGTTCATCAGACCGGAGGTGGACAGGTCCTGGTTGGAG AATGCCAATTCCATAGTGTCAATAGTGTGTGGCACTAATAAAATCGCCTGGGCAAACGTGGACCGTGGGATGACCGTACTGGAATGGCAACAGAAGGAATGTCCTAATTTCTTGACGGGAACCTACACGGCTTCTGCTTACTTGAACGAT GTTTCTGCAGTCGTGTCACTCCTCCCTTCTGCCGACTTCTTCATTGTAGAGAAACCCTCAATTTCAGTCCAGAACACGACTCTGTTCCCCGTCATGGCCCACATGAGGACGGTGGAGGCCATGTTGTTTGCTCTCCTGGAGCCCAAAAACTCTGTGCCAGATTCCAACATTCCTCCCAG AGTTTTGAACATGATGCGAACTGGTGTGGGACGCCATTTTGGACTTATCGTGGGTGAGTGTCGCACCAGCGGGGCGCAGACAGTGCGACAGCTGATGACTGAGTCGGTCACGCAGAAGGTTCCAAGGATAAACTTTCCCCCAGAGCTGCTGGCCAGGTACAGGAACCACTTCCAGAtggggagcaggagaggaggagaggaactcTGCGATGCCCTGCTTCAGGCTTTGGCTTTTTTTGAGCTGCTCAGTCAATCTTCCAGTTAG
- the LOC118312308 gene encoding arf-GAP with dual PH domain-containing protein 2-like isoform X2 yields MASLERNNKILLDLVRQPCNNTCADCGAPEPDWASYTLGIFVCLNCSGLHRNLPGVSKVKSIRLDLWEDSLVEFMRERGNSEAKATFEKCVPAFFYRPQQKDCIVLKDQWIHAKYERREFTGENNFYQQVYSSDLFESTLWKKGKDNKQFLKRIFLLSRKDFTLRYFSKEDSKLPKAVINMKDLSAVFQPEKVGHAHGLQISYLQDQRMRNLFVYHENGQVIVSLFNAIRATRLAYLQRTHPSLRDNDLIPQLTRHCLKEGYMEKTGPTQREPFKKRWFTLCSMDRKLLYFKNPLDATELGAVFIGTESHSYSVSESSCKSRGGRWHCGITLQTPGRQFVFMCEQEQERREWLEALRRVISQPMTPEDYANEANLRRGK; encoded by the exons ATGGCCAGTCTggaaagaaataacaaaatcctGCTAGATCTGGTGCGACAGCCATGTAACAATACGTGTGCTGACTGTGGAGCTCCTg AGCCTGACTGGGCCTCCTACACCCTTGGTATCTTTGTGTGCCTGAACTGCTCGGGGCTGCATCGTAATTTGCCTGGTGTCAGCAAAGTGAAATCCATACGTCTGGATCTCTGGGAAGATTCACTAGTAGAG TTCATGCGGGAAAGGGGAAATTCTGAAGCCAAAGCCACTTTTGAAAAGTGTGTCCCTGCCTTTTTCTACCGACCACAGCAAAAGGACTGCAT TGTTCTCAAGGATCAATGGATCCATGCAAAGTATGAAAGAAGAGAATTCACCGGAGAAAACAACTTCTATCAGCAAGTTTATAGCTCAG ATCTATTTGAGTCAACCCTATGGAAGAAGGGCAAAGACAACAAGCAGTTTCTCAAGAGGATCTTTCTTCTGTCCCGGAAAGACTTCACCCTTAGATACTTCAGTAAAGAGGAC tccaAGCTTCCAAAAGCTGTCATCAACATGAAGGATCTGAGTGCAGTTTTCCAGCCGGAGAAGGTCGGTCATGCTCACGGTCTGCAGATATCCTACCTGCAGGACCAACGCATGAGGAATCTGTTCGTATACCACGAGAATGGGCAG GTCATTGTGTCCTTATTCAATGCTATCCGGGCGACACGCTTGGCATACCTCCAGAGGACACATCCCAGCCTTCGAGACAATGAT TTAATACCTCAATTGACAAGACACTGCCTGAAGGAGGGGTACATGGAGAAAACCGGCCCAACG CAACGCGAGCCGTTCAAGAAAAGGTGGTTCACTCTGTGCTCAATGGACAGAAAgcttctgtattttaaaaatcctctg gATGCCACAGAGCTGGGTGCCGTCTTCATTGGCACAGAGAGCCACAGCTACTCCGTCTCCGAGAGCAGCTGCAAGAGCAGGGGAGGCCGGTGGCACTGCGGCATCACCCTGCAGACTCCAGGCAGgcagtttgtgttcatgtgtgagcaggagcaggagcggCGGGAGTGGCTGGAGGCACTGAGAAGGGTCATCTCTCAGCCAATGACCCCAGAAGACTACGCTA ATGAAGCCAACTTGAGAAGGGGGAAATGA
- the LOC118312308 gene encoding arf-GAP with dual PH domain-containing protein 2-like isoform X1: MLGHRIKLPSPMASLERNNKILLDLVRQPCNNTCADCGAPEPDWASYTLGIFVCLNCSGLHRNLPGVSKVKSIRLDLWEDSLVEFMRERGNSEAKATFEKCVPAFFYRPQQKDCIVLKDQWIHAKYERREFTGENNFYQQVYSSDLFESTLWKKGKDNKQFLKRIFLLSRKDFTLRYFSKEDSKLPKAVINMKDLSAVFQPEKVGHAHGLQISYLQDQRMRNLFVYHENGQVIVSLFNAIRATRLAYLQRTHPSLRDNDLIPQLTRHCLKEGYMEKTGPTQREPFKKRWFTLCSMDRKLLYFKNPLDATELGAVFIGTESHSYSVSESSCKSRGGRWHCGITLQTPGRQFVFMCEQEQERREWLEALRRVISQPMTPEDYANEANLRRGK; the protein is encoded by the exons ATGCTGGGCCACCG AATCAAACTACCTTCACCCATGGCCAGTCTggaaagaaataacaaaatcctGCTAGATCTGGTGCGACAGCCATGTAACAATACGTGTGCTGACTGTGGAGCTCCTg AGCCTGACTGGGCCTCCTACACCCTTGGTATCTTTGTGTGCCTGAACTGCTCGGGGCTGCATCGTAATTTGCCTGGTGTCAGCAAAGTGAAATCCATACGTCTGGATCTCTGGGAAGATTCACTAGTAGAG TTCATGCGGGAAAGGGGAAATTCTGAAGCCAAAGCCACTTTTGAAAAGTGTGTCCCTGCCTTTTTCTACCGACCACAGCAAAAGGACTGCAT TGTTCTCAAGGATCAATGGATCCATGCAAAGTATGAAAGAAGAGAATTCACCGGAGAAAACAACTTCTATCAGCAAGTTTATAGCTCAG ATCTATTTGAGTCAACCCTATGGAAGAAGGGCAAAGACAACAAGCAGTTTCTCAAGAGGATCTTTCTTCTGTCCCGGAAAGACTTCACCCTTAGATACTTCAGTAAAGAGGAC tccaAGCTTCCAAAAGCTGTCATCAACATGAAGGATCTGAGTGCAGTTTTCCAGCCGGAGAAGGTCGGTCATGCTCACGGTCTGCAGATATCCTACCTGCAGGACCAACGCATGAGGAATCTGTTCGTATACCACGAGAATGGGCAG GTCATTGTGTCCTTATTCAATGCTATCCGGGCGACACGCTTGGCATACCTCCAGAGGACACATCCCAGCCTTCGAGACAATGAT TTAATACCTCAATTGACAAGACACTGCCTGAAGGAGGGGTACATGGAGAAAACCGGCCCAACG CAACGCGAGCCGTTCAAGAAAAGGTGGTTCACTCTGTGCTCAATGGACAGAAAgcttctgtattttaaaaatcctctg gATGCCACAGAGCTGGGTGCCGTCTTCATTGGCACAGAGAGCCACAGCTACTCCGTCTCCGAGAGCAGCTGCAAGAGCAGGGGAGGCCGGTGGCACTGCGGCATCACCCTGCAGACTCCAGGCAGgcagtttgtgttcatgtgtgagcaggagcaggagcggCGGGAGTGGCTGGAGGCACTGAGAAGGGTCATCTCTCAGCCAATGACCCCAGAAGACTACGCTA ATGAAGCCAACTTGAGAAGGGGGAAATGA